The sequence ACCACCCAGAATGGCAGCGCTATTGCGGGCGGCAATGGGGCGATTGGTGAGGATGACTATGATGCTCTCACCGGAACGGTGACCTTTGCACCGGGGAACACTCAGCAGTTGATCACCATCGCGGTCAATGGTGATGCCATCAATGAACCCACGGAAACCTTTACGCTGGTT is a genomic window of Leptolyngbya sp. CCY15150 containing:
- a CDS encoding Calx-beta domain-containing protein, with amino-acid sequence TTQNGSAIAGGNGAIGEDDYDALTGTVTFAPGNTQQLITIAVNGDAINEPTETFTLVLSNQTPGITLDDTQATGTIGNDDNPPAIAISNASVLEGDLGDTGTA